One genomic region from Streptomyces sp. NBC_00582 encodes:
- a CDS encoding gamma-glutamylcyclotransferase: protein MSLYAAYAGNLDARLMTRRAPHSPLRATGWLDGWRLTFGGEQLGWEGALATVVEDPEARVFVALYDIAPMDEESLDRWEGVGLGIYRRLRVRVHTLDGDASAWVYVLNGYEGGLPSARYLGEVADAAESAGAPHDYVMELRKRPC from the coding sequence ATGTCGCTCTACGCCGCGTACGCCGGCAACCTCGACGCGCGGCTGATGACCCGCCGCGCCCCGCACTCGCCGCTGCGCGCGACGGGCTGGCTCGACGGATGGCGGCTGACCTTCGGCGGGGAGCAGCTCGGCTGGGAGGGCGCGCTGGCGACCGTCGTCGAGGACCCCGAGGCGCGGGTGTTCGTCGCGCTGTACGACATCGCCCCGATGGACGAGGAGTCCCTGGACCGCTGGGAGGGCGTCGGCCTCGGCATCTACCGGCGGCTGCGGGTCCGGGTGCACACCCTGGACGGCGACGCCTCGGCGTGGGTGTACGTCCTGAACGGGTACGAGGGCGGCCTGCCGTCGGCCCGGTACCTCGGGGAGGTCGCGGACGCCGCCGAGTCGGCCGGCGCACCCCACGACTACGTGATGGAGCTGCGGAAGCGTCCCTGCTGA
- a CDS encoding purine-nucleoside phosphorylase — protein MNASLLPDDIQGDPHAAADAAAARLRELTGAETHDVALVMGSGWAPAVDALGAPDAEFPVTELPGFPPPAVEGHGGKIRSYRIGEKRALVFLGRTHFYEGRGVAAVAHGVRTAVSAGCKTVVLTNGCGGLREGMRPGQPVLISDHINLTATSPIVGANFVDLTDLYSPRLRALCKEVDPTLEEGVYAQFPGPHYETPAEIRMARVIGADLVGMSTVLEAIAAREAGAEVLGISLVTNLAAGMTGEPLNHEEVLQAGRDSATRMGALLTQVLDRL, from the coding sequence GTGAACGCATCTCTTCTCCCGGACGACATCCAGGGCGACCCCCACGCCGCCGCCGACGCCGCCGCCGCGCGCCTGCGCGAACTGACCGGCGCCGAGACCCACGACGTCGCCCTCGTGATGGGCTCCGGCTGGGCACCCGCGGTGGACGCCCTGGGCGCCCCCGACGCCGAGTTCCCGGTCACCGAGCTGCCCGGGTTCCCGCCGCCCGCGGTCGAGGGCCACGGCGGCAAGATCCGCTCGTACCGCATCGGCGAGAAGCGCGCCCTGGTCTTCCTGGGCCGCACCCACTTCTACGAGGGCCGCGGGGTGGCCGCCGTCGCGCACGGCGTCCGTACGGCCGTGTCGGCGGGGTGCAAGACCGTCGTGCTGACCAACGGCTGCGGCGGTCTGCGCGAGGGCATGCGCCCCGGGCAGCCGGTCCTGATCAGCGACCACATCAACCTCACGGCGACCTCGCCGATCGTCGGCGCGAACTTCGTCGACCTCACCGACCTGTACTCGCCGCGGCTGCGGGCCCTGTGCAAGGAGGTCGACCCCACGCTGGAGGAGGGCGTCTACGCCCAGTTCCCCGGGCCGCACTACGAGACGCCGGCGGAGATCCGGATGGCCCGGGTCATCGGGGCGGACCTGGTGGGCATGTCGACCGTGCTGGAGGCCATCGCGGCGCGTGAGGCCGGGGCGGAGGTGCTGGGTATCTCCCTGGTGACGAACCTCGCCGCGGGGATGACCGGGGAACCGCTGAACCACGAGGAGGTTCTCCAGGCGGGGCGGGATTCCGCGACGCGCATGGGCGCCCTGCTGACCCAGGTGCTGGACCGCCTGTAA
- a CDS encoding phospho-sugar mutase, whose amino-acid sequence MQDDLIIRARAWLAEDPDPQTRAELARLLESGDVTELAARFSGTLQFGTAGLRGELGAGPMRMNRAVVIRAAAGLAAYLKKHGHTDGVVVIGYDARHKSADFARDTAAVMTGAGLRAAVLPRPLPTPVLAYAIRHLGAVAGVEVTASHNPPRDNGYKVYLGDGSQIVPPADVEIAAEIDAIASLDDVPRPGSGWQTLDDSVLDAYLARTDAVLARGSARTARTVYTAMHGVGKDVLLAAFARAGFPEPALVAEQAEPDPDFPTVAFPNPEEPGAMDLAFAKARETGPDLVVANDPDADRCAVAVPDGGDWRMLRGDEVGALLAAHLVRRGARGTFAESIVSSSLLGRIAEKAGLPYEETLTGFKWIARVEGLRYGYEEALGYCVDPEGVRDKDGITAALLITELASELKEQGRTLLDLLDELAVEHGLHATDQLSVRVEDLSVIADAMRRLRERPPVSLAGLSVTRAEDLTRGTDRLPPTDGLRYTLDGARVIVRPSGTEPKLKCYLEVVVPVADLTALPAARTKATETLAAIKRDLSTAAGL is encoded by the coding sequence GTGCAAGACGACCTGATCATCCGCGCCCGGGCCTGGCTGGCCGAGGACCCCGATCCGCAGACCCGCGCCGAACTCGCCCGGCTTCTCGAGTCCGGTGACGTCACCGAGCTGGCCGCCCGCTTCAGCGGCACGCTCCAGTTCGGCACGGCCGGTCTGCGCGGGGAGCTCGGGGCAGGGCCCATGCGGATGAACAGGGCCGTCGTCATCCGCGCCGCCGCCGGTCTCGCCGCCTACCTCAAGAAGCACGGCCACACCGACGGAGTCGTCGTCATCGGCTACGACGCCCGCCACAAGTCGGCGGACTTCGCCCGGGACACCGCCGCCGTGATGACGGGCGCCGGACTGCGCGCCGCCGTGCTCCCCCGCCCCCTGCCGACCCCCGTCCTCGCCTACGCCATAAGGCACCTCGGCGCGGTCGCCGGTGTCGAGGTCACCGCCAGCCACAACCCGCCCCGCGACAACGGCTACAAGGTCTACCTGGGCGACGGCTCGCAGATCGTGCCGCCCGCCGACGTGGAGATCGCCGCCGAGATCGACGCGATCGCCTCGCTGGACGACGTGCCCCGCCCCGGGAGCGGCTGGCAGACCCTGGACGACTCGGTCCTGGACGCCTACCTCGCCCGTACGGACGCCGTGCTCGCCCGGGGCTCCGCACGCACCGCCCGCACGGTGTACACGGCGATGCACGGCGTCGGCAAGGACGTCCTCCTCGCCGCGTTCGCCCGCGCCGGGTTCCCGGAGCCCGCGCTGGTCGCCGAGCAGGCCGAGCCCGACCCGGACTTCCCGACCGTGGCCTTCCCCAACCCGGAGGAGCCCGGCGCGATGGACCTCGCCTTCGCGAAGGCCCGCGAGACCGGCCCCGACCTGGTCGTCGCCAACGACCCGGACGCCGACCGCTGCGCCGTGGCCGTCCCCGACGGCGGCGACTGGCGGATGCTGCGCGGCGACGAGGTCGGCGCCCTGCTCGCCGCCCACCTGGTCCGGCGCGGCGCGCGCGGCACCTTCGCCGAGTCGATCGTCTCCTCCTCCCTCCTCGGCCGGATCGCCGAGAAGGCGGGACTGCCGTACGAGGAGACCCTCACCGGCTTCAAGTGGATCGCCCGTGTCGAGGGCCTGCGCTACGGCTACGAGGAGGCCCTCGGCTACTGCGTGGACCCGGAGGGCGTGCGCGACAAGGACGGGATCACCGCGGCGCTGCTGATCACGGAGCTGGCCTCGGAGCTCAAGGAACAGGGCCGCACCCTGCTCGACCTGCTGGACGAGCTCGCCGTGGAGCACGGTCTGCACGCCACCGACCAGCTCTCCGTCCGGGTCGAGGACCTGTCCGTGATCGCCGACGCCATGCGCAGGCTGCGCGAGCGGCCCCCGGTCTCGCTCGCGGGGCTGTCCGTCACCCGGGCCGAGGACCTCACCCGGGGCACGGACCGGCTGCCGCCGACCGACGGCCTGCGCTACACGCTCGACGGCGCCCGGGTGATCGTCCGGCCCAGCGGCACGGAACCCAAGCTGAAGTGCTACCTGGAGGTGGTCGTCCCGGTGGCCGACCTCACGGCCCTCCCGGCCGCCCGGACCAAGGCGACCGAGACCCTCGCGGCGATCAAGCGAGACCTGTCGACAGCGGCCGGCCTCTGA
- a CDS encoding PH domain-containing protein — protein sequence MTTPEDQPSAQPPASEFDDRVHRSSGGIASGVLLLAVVGWLGVDAIVAGEGRTPWLALATLILVVPLVVAFTLRPAVYAGQDRLRVRNPFRVVVLPWGEIAALRSGYSNEALAKSGSKVQLWAIPVSLRARKSAARREARAAADGHPGRETGAGRGGGRGGLGGFGGSSRSTPQGPVRAATDQVMDELRNLWEAREKAESAQGEVTVRWAWEILGPAAAGAVVLAILLAVG from the coding sequence ATGACCACCCCGGAAGACCAGCCCTCCGCGCAGCCCCCGGCCTCCGAGTTCGACGACCGTGTGCACCGGTCGTCGGGCGGTATCGCGAGCGGTGTCCTGCTGCTGGCCGTCGTCGGCTGGCTCGGCGTCGACGCGATCGTCGCGGGGGAGGGGCGTACGCCATGGCTGGCGCTCGCGACCCTCATCCTGGTCGTGCCGCTCGTCGTCGCCTTCACCCTGCGGCCCGCCGTGTACGCCGGCCAGGACCGGCTGCGGGTGCGCAACCCGTTCCGGGTGGTCGTGCTGCCCTGGGGGGAGATCGCGGCGCTGCGGTCCGGGTACTCCAACGAGGCCCTGGCCAAGTCGGGGAGCAAGGTCCAGCTCTGGGCGATCCCGGTGTCGCTGCGGGCCCGCAAGTCGGCGGCCCGACGGGAGGCACGGGCGGCGGCGGACGGCCACCCCGGGCGCGAGACGGGCGCGGGGCGCGGGGGCGGCCGGGGCGGGCTCGGCGGGTTCGGGGGTTCCTCCCGGTCGACGCCGCAGGGACCCGTGCGGGCCGCGACCGACCAGGTCATGGACGAGCTGCGGAACCTGTGGGAGGCGCGCGAGAAGGCGGAAAGCGCGCAGGGCGAGGTGACCGTGCGGTGGGCGTGGGAAATCCTCGGCCCGGCGGCCGCGGGGGCCGTGGTGCTGGCGATCTTGCTGGCGGTGGGATGA
- the deoC gene encoding deoxyribose-phosphate aldolase, translating into MPTNAPTAALADVTSSGSTLRRFLHGLPGVDAVGLEARAASLGTRSIKTTAKAYAIDLAISMVDLTTLEGADTPGKVRALGAKAVRPDPTDRTTPTTAAVCVYPDMVAVAKEAVAGSGVKVASVATAFPAGRAALSVKLADVRDAVAAGADEIDMVIDRGAFLAGDYLKVYDEIVAVREACGAARLKVIFETGELSTYDNIRRASWLGMLAGADFIKTSTGKVAVNATPANTLLMLEAVRDFRAQTGVQVGVKPAGGIRSSKDAIKFLVLVNETAGPDWLDNHWFRFGASSLLNDLLMQRQKLATGRYSGPDYVTVD; encoded by the coding sequence ATGCCCACCAATGCACCCACCGCAGCCCTCGCGGACGTGACCTCGTCCGGCAGCACGCTGCGCCGCTTCCTCCACGGGCTGCCCGGCGTCGACGCGGTCGGCCTGGAGGCGCGCGCCGCCTCGCTCGGCACCCGTTCCATCAAGACGACCGCGAAGGCGTACGCCATCGACCTCGCCATCTCGATGGTCGACCTGACGACGCTGGAAGGCGCGGACACCCCGGGCAAGGTCCGGGCGCTCGGCGCCAAGGCGGTCCGCCCCGACCCGACCGACCGCACCACGCCCACGACCGCCGCGGTGTGCGTCTACCCCGACATGGTGGCCGTCGCCAAGGAGGCCGTCGCCGGCTCCGGCGTGAAGGTGGCCTCGGTCGCCACCGCCTTCCCGGCCGGACGTGCCGCACTCTCCGTCAAGCTGGCGGACGTGCGGGACGCGGTCGCCGCGGGCGCCGACGAGATCGACATGGTCATCGACCGCGGGGCGTTCCTCGCGGGGGACTATCTGAAGGTGTACGACGAGATCGTCGCCGTGCGGGAGGCGTGCGGGGCGGCCCGGCTGAAGGTCATCTTCGAGACGGGCGAGCTGTCGACGTACGACAACATCCGCCGGGCGAGCTGGCTCGGGATGCTGGCGGGCGCCGACTTCATCAAGACGTCCACCGGCAAGGTCGCCGTCAACGCCACGCCCGCCAACACCCTCCTCATGCTGGAGGCGGTGCGGGACTTCCGGGCGCAGACCGGCGTCCAGGTCGGGGTGAAGCCCGCCGGCGGCATTCGCAGCTCCAAGGACGCGATCAAGTTCCTGGTGCTGGTCAACGAGACGGCCGGCCCGGACTGGCTGGACAACCACTGGTTCCGCTTCGGCGCCTCCTCCCTCCTGAACGACCTGCTGATGCAGCGCCAGAAGCTGGCCACCGGCCGCTACTCCGGCCCCGACTACGTGACGGTGGACTGA
- a CDS encoding aldehyde dehydrogenase family protein: protein MTTEKRTTVFEYAPAPESRSVVDIAPSYGLFIDGEFVEAADGKVFKTVSPSTEEVLSEIAQAGAEDVDRAVKAARKAFGKWSALPGSERAKYLFRIARIIQERSRELAVLETLDNGKPIKETRDADLPLVAAHFFYYAGWADKLDHAGFGPAPKPLGVAGQVIPWNFPLLMLAWKIAPALATGNTVVLKPAETTPLSALFFADVCRQAGLPRGVVNILPGYGDTGAALVAHPDVDKVAFTGSTAVGKEIAKTVAGTRKKLTLELGGKGANIVFDDAPIDQAVEGIVNGIFFNQGQVCCAGSRLLVQESIQEELLESLKRRLSTLRLGDPLDKNTDIGAINSEEQLTRITSLVERGEAEGAERWTAACELPEAGYWFAPTLFTNVTQAHTVARDEIFGPVLSVLTFRTPDEAVAKANNTPYGLSAGIWTEKGSRILAVANKLRAGVVWSNTFNKFDPTSPFGGYKESGFGREGGRHGLEAYLDV from the coding sequence ATGACCACGGAAAAGCGGACAACTGTGTTCGAGTACGCACCGGCGCCCGAGTCCCGCTCGGTCGTCGACATCGCCCCCTCCTACGGCCTCTTCATCGACGGCGAGTTCGTGGAGGCGGCCGACGGCAAGGTCTTCAAGACGGTGTCGCCGTCGACGGAGGAGGTGCTCTCCGAGATCGCGCAGGCCGGCGCCGAGGACGTCGACCGTGCCGTCAAGGCCGCCCGCAAGGCCTTCGGGAAGTGGTCGGCGCTGCCCGGCTCCGAGCGCGCGAAGTACCTCTTCCGCATCGCCCGGATCATCCAGGAGCGCAGCCGTGAGCTGGCCGTCCTGGAGACCCTGGACAACGGCAAGCCGATCAAGGAGACGCGCGACGCCGACCTGCCCCTGGTCGCCGCGCACTTCTTCTACTACGCGGGCTGGGCCGACAAGCTGGACCATGCGGGCTTCGGCCCCGCGCCGAAGCCGCTGGGCGTGGCCGGCCAGGTCATCCCCTGGAACTTCCCCCTCCTGATGCTGGCGTGGAAGATCGCCCCGGCGCTCGCGACCGGCAACACGGTCGTCCTGAAGCCGGCCGAGACCACCCCCCTCTCCGCCCTGTTCTTCGCGGACGTCTGCCGCCAGGCGGGCCTGCCCAGGGGTGTCGTCAACATCCTCCCGGGCTACGGCGACACGGGCGCCGCCCTCGTCGCGCACCCGGACGTCGACAAGGTGGCGTTCACCGGCTCCACGGCCGTCGGCAAGGAGATCGCGAAGACGGTCGCGGGCACCCGTAAGAAGCTCACCCTGGAGCTGGGCGGCAAGGGCGCCAACATCGTCTTCGACGACGCCCCGATCGACCAGGCCGTCGAGGGCATCGTCAACGGCATCTTCTTCAACCAGGGCCAGGTCTGCTGCGCCGGGTCCCGCCTCCTCGTCCAGGAGTCGATCCAGGAGGAGCTGCTGGAGTCCCTGAAGCGCAGGCTCTCCACCCTCCGCCTCGGCGACCCCCTGGACAAGAACACGGACATCGGCGCGATCAACTCCGAGGAGCAGCTCACCCGGATCACCTCGCTGGTGGAGCGGGGCGAGGCGGAGGGCGCCGAGCGCTGGACCGCGGCCTGCGAACTCCCGGAGGCCGGCTACTGGTTCGCGCCGACGCTGTTCACCAACGTCACCCAGGCCCACACCGTCGCCCGCGACGAGATCTTCGGTCCGGTCCTGTCGGTCCTCACCTTCCGCACCCCGGACGAGGCCGTCGCCAAGGCCAACAACACGCCGTACGGCCTGTCGGCGGGCATCTGGACGGAGAAGGGCTCCCGCATCCTCGCGGTGGCGAACAAGCTCCGGGCCGGTGTCGTCTGGTCCAACACGTTCAACAAGTTCGACCCGACCTCGCCCTTCGGCGGCTACAAGGAGTCGGGCTTCGGCCGCGAGGGCGGTCGCCACGGCCTGGAGGCGTACCTCGATGTCTGA
- a CDS encoding aldehyde dehydrogenase family protein — MSDRTNERLTVFKTYKLYVGGKFPRSESGRVYEVTDSKGNWLANAPQSSRKDARDAVVAARKAFGGWSGATAYNRGQVLYRVAEMLEGRREQFVREVGEAEGLGKSKAAAVVDATIDRWVWYAGWTDKIAQVVGGGNPVAGPYFNLSSPEPTGVVAVLAPQESSFLGLVSVLAPVIATGNTAVVIPSEKSPLPALSLAEVLATSDVPGGVVNVLSGRTAEIAAPLAAHQDVNAIDLTGADEVLAKELEIAAADNLKRVLRPQPVDDWTETPGIDRMTAFLETKTVWHPTGSLGAGGSSY; from the coding sequence ATGTCTGACCGCACCAACGAGCGTCTGACTGTCTTCAAGACCTACAAGCTGTACGTCGGCGGGAAGTTCCCGCGTTCCGAGAGCGGCCGGGTGTACGAGGTGACGGACTCCAAGGGCAACTGGCTGGCGAACGCACCGCAGTCGTCCCGCAAGGACGCCCGTGACGCGGTGGTCGCCGCCCGCAAGGCCTTCGGCGGCTGGTCCGGCGCGACCGCCTACAACCGCGGCCAGGTCCTCTACCGCGTCGCGGAGATGCTGGAGGGCCGCCGCGAGCAGTTCGTGCGCGAGGTGGGCGAGGCCGAGGGGCTCGGCAAGTCCAAGGCGGCCGCCGTCGTGGACGCGACGATCGACCGCTGGGTCTGGTACGCGGGCTGGACCGACAAGATCGCCCAGGTCGTGGGCGGCGGAAACCCGGTCGCGGGCCCGTACTTCAACCTCTCCTCCCCCGAGCCGACGGGCGTCGTCGCGGTCCTGGCCCCGCAGGAGTCGTCCTTCCTGGGCCTGGTGTCCGTCCTCGCCCCGGTGATCGCGACGGGCAACACGGCCGTGGTGATCCCCTCCGAGAAGTCCCCGCTCCCGGCCCTCTCCCTGGCCGAGGTCCTGGCCACGTCCGACGTCCCCGGCGGCGTCGTCAACGTCCTCTCCGGCCGTACGGCGGAGATCGCGGCGCCCCTCGCCGCCCACCAGGACGTCAACGCGATCGACCTCACGGGCGCGGACGAGGTCCTGGCGAAGGAGCTGGAGATCGCGGCGGCCGACAACCTCAAGCGCGTCCTGCGTCCACAGCCTGTGGACGACTGGACGGAAACCCCGGGCATCGACCGCATGACCGCCTTCCTGGAAACAAAGACGGTCTGGCACCCGACGGGCTCCCTGGGCGCAGGAGGCTCGTCCTACTGA
- a CDS encoding uridine kinase family protein, translated as MTRASKPTRGVVPGPTDASHWCPVSSQPPIPTRVVLLCGPSGSGKSLLAARSGLPVLRLDDFYKEGDDPTLPLVAGSSDIDWDHPGSWDADTAVAAIVELCASGRTNVPVYDISLSARTGTEAVEVGRTPLFIAEGIFAAEIVERCRELGVLADALCLSRGPVKTFRRRFLRDLKEGRKSVPFLLRRGWRLMRAERSIVARQTALGAYACDRDEAMGRLASAAAGRSAATARTTA; from the coding sequence GTGACGCGCGCTTCAAAGCCGACCCGCGGGGTCGTACCGGGCCCGACGGATGCCTCACACTGGTGTCCCGTGAGCTCCCAACCGCCCATACCCACCCGAGTCGTGCTGCTCTGCGGCCCTTCCGGCTCCGGCAAGTCCCTTCTCGCCGCTCGCTCCGGCCTGCCCGTGCTGCGGCTCGACGACTTCTACAAGGAGGGCGACGACCCGACCCTGCCGCTGGTCGCCGGGAGCTCCGACATCGACTGGGACCACCCCGGCTCGTGGGACGCGGACACGGCCGTCGCCGCCATCGTGGAACTCTGCGCGTCGGGTCGTACGAACGTACCCGTCTACGACATCTCGCTCAGCGCCCGCACCGGCACGGAAGCGGTGGAGGTGGGGCGGACCCCGCTGTTCATCGCCGAGGGCATCTTCGCCGCCGAGATCGTCGAGCGCTGCCGTGAGCTGGGCGTGCTGGCCGACGCGCTGTGTCTGAGCCGCGGCCCGGTGAAGACGTTCCGCCGCCGCTTCCTGCGCGATCTGAAGGAAGGCCGCAAGTCGGTCCCGTTCCTGCTGCGCCGGGGCTGGCGGCTGATGCGCGCGGAGCGTTCCATCGTGGCCCGGCAGACCGCGCTCGGCGCGTACGCCTGCGACCGCGACGAGGCGATGGGCCGCCTGGCGTCCGCGGCGGCGGGCCGCAGCGCGGCGACGGCGCGCACCACCGCCTGA